The sequence below is a genomic window from Sorangiineae bacterium MSr12523.
CAACGTACGAATTGTAGCGTCGGGCCTCCCATACCGGGTCGGCATTTGTCACTGTCTCGATTGCCGCAAGCAACATGCGGCCCTTTTTCACGCTTCCGCAATATTCCCTCAGGATGCGGTGACGATCGAGGGCGAAACACGGGAGTACGTCGGGCGGTTTTTCTGTCCTCGTTGCGGCTCGACCGTTTTCTCGCGTACCGCCGACGAAATCGAAGTGAGCCTAGGATCCCTGGACGCTCCTGACCAATTGAGGCCAACCTACGAACTCTGGATCGTTCGTCGCGAGTCCTGGTTGCCCCCCTTTCCGCGCACGAAACGATACGACCGCGATCGCGAAGCCAAGGGTCGCTCCGAGGAGTAGGTCGTACGAAGGGTGCGAAGGCGCCGTGGCGTGGACTACGGTCCCTTCTCGGCCAAAATTTTCTCCAAATCCGAATACCAGACATCGGCCATTTTCGCATAGCCGGTGTCGTTCGGGTGCAGGGTATCGTAAAAATCCGATTTGCCGATTGCGTGGTACATGTCGACCAATCGCACCTTTTTGCCCTGCGACACCTTGCTTCGCACGATGGCGGAAATCGCATCGTTGAAGGTCTCGACCCGCGCGTTGATGACGGCATACAACGTCGGCACGATTTGCGCGACCACGATGGTGATGCCGGGAACGTCGGCGGCGATTTTATCGACGAGTGCACTCAATCGATCCGGCGCCGTTGCGACATTGTAATCGCGCGCCATATCGTTGGTGCCGATGTGCAAGAGCACGATGTCCGGCTTGTACGTCGCCAGCCACCCGTCGATGTTCGCGGTAATCTGGTCGATACGCCACCCCGAGTGCCCTTCGTTGTCGACGTCGGGAAGCTGGCCGCTGCGATTCGAGCCGACGAAGTCGACGGAATATCCGGTCATGCCGAGCATCCGCTTCCACAATTCGGCGCGGTAGCCGGCATCGGTACTGCTGTGCGCCCCGGCCGTGATGGAGTCGCCCAGGGGCATGATGGCCACCCTTTTGACCGCCGTCGGCGTTTCGACGGCCGCGTCAACGGCGGATCCCGTCGCGGCGTCCGCCGGGGTTTGCACCGCCGCGTCAGGCGATATTTCCACTCCCGCCGCATCCCTCGGGGCATCGCTGGCGCAGCAAATGAGCGCCGAGGATGCGGCCATGAGCGCAGCGAGTACTCCCGCGAATTCAACGAGGTTGCCAGAAGCGTCCGAGACGGTCTTCACGTCGAAGATATCGTCTTGAGCTGCTTGTTCGTTGCGACCTTTGATTCGGCGGAAAATCGATTCTAGACATTGGGTACGGCATCGACCGCGAGCCGGCAAAGTTGCGCGGAAAATGCCGCTCTTCGCGGCTTAGGAGGACGGCCCGCGCGCCGGACGAGACTTCCTCTCGAACCCGCCGCAGTACGTGAAGAAGGTACGACGATGGTTCGAGTGGCCGCGATTATCTATTTTACCTCGTGGGTAATAATCATCGATAATCAAAATAGAGCCTGGCTAAGGCGTATTCTCTGCTCTAGGGTTACCGCCGCCTGGCTTGGAATAGTTCGTTTGTTTCATGGAAAGTGAATGGTAGATGATGCTGAATTTCGTTCATAAGTCGTACTCATACAAGGTGTCCGTGACGCTTCTGGCCTTGGTTCTGGCGGCCTGTTCGAGTGACGGCGATGGTGGGAACGACAAGCAGGGACCGGGGCCGCAGACGAGTGGAGGCCCTGCGGCACAAAACTGTGCGTCGCGTTGTGACGCGATTGTTCGAAAGTGCCACGCACAAGGGCGCTGCGATTCGTTTTGCGCGAGTGCTACGGAGGCACAACTTGCTTGCTACGAGCAAGCCGGATGCGATCTACCGAAGCTCGCTGCCTGCGAAGATGTACAATCCAGTGGCGGCGGCTCTTCGGGCCAATTCAAGGGGGAGGGGGAGTCTTGCCAATGCGAGAACTCTGGCGGCAGCACGTTTACAACGTGCCAATCCTCTTCGGGCCCATGTGAGCCGTCGCTCGTCTGCGAAGGTTCCGGCTCGTCGCTCGTTTGCGCCAAGCCGTGCACCGTCGGCGGCAACGACTGCGCGGCCCCCTTCGTCTGCACGAAGCGCCTCGCAGGCAGTTATTGCGAACGCCACTAGGTCGTGACGTCGTCGAGCTCAAGCCAGTTCACGCAGAAACGAGTTGACCACCTCTCCAAGGCGCTCGGGTTGCTCGAAGGGGAGGCCGTGACCCGCGTCTTGGACCTGATCGATTCGCACGCGTGGGTTGAGGCTGCGCAATTGAATGGCCATCTCGCGTGTGACGACGGGACTGCGATCGCCAAAGACGAGTAGGCTCGGGACGTCAATTGCACGTACCGCGTCGCGATAGTCGGGGTTGGGCGGCGTGAGCACGTCGAATGCCGCCATGCGGGTTTTCAGTCTGGCGTCGGCCTGGAGCTCGATGATCTCGGACGAGCGATGCGGGTGCCGGGCTCGCGCCTGGGCGACGAGGTCGGATTTCTGCAGACCGAGAACGCGGCGGTGTTGATCGGCGACGTCGCTATCGCGCACGTCGCGTTGGGTTTCTGGGCTCAAGAACGTCGGGTCGACCAGAATGACGCCGCTCAGGAGCCCCGCACCTCGACTTGCGACCACCGCGGCGGTCATGCCGC
It includes:
- a CDS encoding GFA family protein, whose product is MDRFTGGCRCGNVRIVASGLPYRVGICHCLDCRKQHAALFHASAIFPQDAVTIEGETREYVGRFFCPRCGSTVFSRTADEIEVSLGSLDAPDQLRPTYELWIVRRESWLPPFPRTKRYDRDREAKGRSEE
- a CDS encoding SGNH/GDSL hydrolase family protein, with translation MKTVSDASGNLVEFAGVLAALMAASSALICCASDAPRDAAGVEISPDAAVQTPADAATGSAVDAAVETPTAVKRVAIMPLGDSITAGAHSSTDAGYRAELWKRMLGMTGYSVDFVGSNRSGQLPDVDNEGHSGWRIDQITANIDGWLATYKPDIVLLHIGTNDMARDYNVATAPDRLSALVDKIAADVPGITIVVAQIVPTLYAVINARVETFNDAISAIVRSKVSQGKKVRLVDMYHAIGKSDFYDTLHPNDTGYAKMADVWYSDLEKILAEKGP
- a CDS encoding alpha/beta hydrolase — protein: MTTWIDGVCETNGISIHYLRTGGAKPPVVLLHGLMGSGACWTPLARALQGEFDVVMPDARGHGGSSAPHHGYRYDDHANDVVGLIRRLELSHPVVLGHSMGGMTAAVVASRGAGLLSGVILVDPTFLSPETQRDVRDSDVADQHRRVLGLQKSDLVAQARARHPHRSSEIIELQADARLKTRMAAFDVLTPPNPDYRDAVRAIDVPSLLVFGDRSPVVTREMAIQLRSLNPRVRIDQVQDAGHGLPFEQPERLGEVVNSFLRELA